The following are encoded in a window of Manihot esculenta cultivar AM560-2 chromosome 8, M.esculenta_v8, whole genome shotgun sequence genomic DNA:
- the LOC110621238 gene encoding uncharacterized protein At5g03900, chloroplastic isoform X2, with product MASISTCFTVSAKSRLPYSHPIFTSKPSFRLKPPDSIAIIQPLRSSRIASKVANSRVSAASVRASIDFPNGIRPGAAVESDKLPADVRKRTMEAVDACGGRVTIGDVASRAGLNLNEAQKSLQALATDTDGFLEVSDEGDVLYVFPKDYRSKLASKSFRMKVEPLIEKAKATAEYLIRVSFGTALIASIVIVYTTIIALLSSRSEEDNRGRRGGRSYDSGFTFYFSPTDLFWYWDPYYYRRRQVQTDGDGKMNFIESVFSFVFGDGDPNQGIEEERWKLIGQYISSNGGVVTAEELAPYLDLQTNEQTMNDESYILPVLLRFDGQPEIDEEGNILYRFPSLQRTASSQRSRRKEYVGRRWADWIGLEKFFREKKWQFSKTSASERAMVIGLGGVNLFGVIILGAMLKDVAVTPSGLIKFVSGIFPLLQH from the exons ATGGCCTCCATATCCACTTGCTTCACTGTGTCCGCCAAATCTCGCCTCCCATATTCTCATCCAATTTTCACTTCAAAACCCTCATTTCGTCTGAAACCTCCCGATTCTATTGCTATTATCCAGCCTCTTCGTTCCTCCAGAATTGCCTCCAAAGTTGCTAATTCTAGGGTTTCTGCGGCCTCGGTGAGGGCGAGCATTGATTTTCCCAACGGAATTAGACCTGGAGCTGCCGTGGAGAGCGATAAATTGCCTGCAGATGTGAGGAAGCGAACGATGGAAGCTGTTGATGCTTGTGGAGGAAGGGTTACGATAGGGGATGTAGCCAGCAGGGCTGGGCTTAACTTGAATGAAGCTCAAAAGTCTCTTCAGGCTCTTGCTACTGATACTGATGGCTTTTTGGAG GTTTCAGATGAAGGTGATGTGCTTTATGTTTTCCCTAAAGATTACCGCTCAAAACTTGCATCAAAGTCGTTTAGGATGAAAGTTGAACCTCTAATAGAAAAAGCAAAG GCCACAGCTGAATATCTTATTAGAGTTTCTTTTGGAACAGCACTAATTGCATCAATAGTTATTGTTTACACAACAATAATAGCTCTGCTTTCAAGTAGAAG TGAAGAAGACAATCGAGGAAGACGTGGAGGCAGATCATATGATTCAGGATTCACCTTTTACTTTAGTCCTACTGATCTATTTTG gTACTGGGATCCATATTACTATAGGAGGCGACAAGTACAAACAGATGGTGATGGCAAAATGAACTTCATTGAATCT GTCTTCTCATTTGTGTTTGGGGATGGTGATCCTAATCAAGGAATTGAAGAAGAGAGGTGGAAGTTG ATTGGACAATACATTTCCTCCAATGGTGGTGTTGTCACAGCTGAAGAACTTGCTCCATATCTTGATTTACAGACTAATGAGCAAACTATG AATGATGAGTCATACATTTTACCAGTTCTTCTACGGTTTGATGGTCAGCCAGAAATTGATGAAGAG GGCAATATTCTGTACCGATTTCCTTCACTTCAGCGTACAGCTTCTTCTCAGAGAAGTAGGAGGAAGGAATATGTAGGCAGGAGATGGGCAGACTGGATTGGGCTAGAGAAGTTTTTCAGGGAGAAAAAATGGCAATTCAG TAAAACCAGTGCATCAGAGAGAGCAATGGTTATTGGATTGGGTGGGGTTAATCTGTTTGGAGTCATTATTCTTGGAGCCATGTTAAA GGATGTTGCTGTTACACCAAGTGgattaattaaatttgtttCTGGCATATTTCCTCTACTTCAG CATTAA
- the LOC110621238 gene encoding uncharacterized protein At5g03900, chloroplastic isoform X1 has protein sequence MASISTCFTVSAKSRLPYSHPIFTSKPSFRLKPPDSIAIIQPLRSSRIASKVANSRVSAASVRASIDFPNGIRPGAAVESDKLPADVRKRTMEAVDACGGRVTIGDVASRAGLNLNEAQKSLQALATDTDGFLEVSDEGDVLYVFPKDYRSKLASKSFRMKVEPLIEKAKATAEYLIRVSFGTALIASIVIVYTTIIALLSSRSEEDNRGRRGGRSYDSGFTFYFSPTDLFWYWDPYYYRRRQVQTDGDGKMNFIESVFSFVFGDGDPNQGIEEERWKLIGQYISSNGGVVTAEELAPYLDLQTNEQTMNDESYILPVLLRFDGQPEIDEEGNILYRFPSLQRTASSQRSRRKEYVGRRWADWIGLEKFFREKKWQFSKTSASERAMVIGLGGVNLFGVIILGAMLKDVAVTPSGLIKFVSGIFPLLQIYAGSFFAIPLIRWFLVRKRNAEIEKRNQAREQVARTLELPDPSLRRKLLSARDMAQRTVIGQDRIVYSTDRDIIEQDVEAQEWDRRFREIEKSE, from the exons ATGGCCTCCATATCCACTTGCTTCACTGTGTCCGCCAAATCTCGCCTCCCATATTCTCATCCAATTTTCACTTCAAAACCCTCATTTCGTCTGAAACCTCCCGATTCTATTGCTATTATCCAGCCTCTTCGTTCCTCCAGAATTGCCTCCAAAGTTGCTAATTCTAGGGTTTCTGCGGCCTCGGTGAGGGCGAGCATTGATTTTCCCAACGGAATTAGACCTGGAGCTGCCGTGGAGAGCGATAAATTGCCTGCAGATGTGAGGAAGCGAACGATGGAAGCTGTTGATGCTTGTGGAGGAAGGGTTACGATAGGGGATGTAGCCAGCAGGGCTGGGCTTAACTTGAATGAAGCTCAAAAGTCTCTTCAGGCTCTTGCTACTGATACTGATGGCTTTTTGGAG GTTTCAGATGAAGGTGATGTGCTTTATGTTTTCCCTAAAGATTACCGCTCAAAACTTGCATCAAAGTCGTTTAGGATGAAAGTTGAACCTCTAATAGAAAAAGCAAAG GCCACAGCTGAATATCTTATTAGAGTTTCTTTTGGAACAGCACTAATTGCATCAATAGTTATTGTTTACACAACAATAATAGCTCTGCTTTCAAGTAGAAG TGAAGAAGACAATCGAGGAAGACGTGGAGGCAGATCATATGATTCAGGATTCACCTTTTACTTTAGTCCTACTGATCTATTTTG gTACTGGGATCCATATTACTATAGGAGGCGACAAGTACAAACAGATGGTGATGGCAAAATGAACTTCATTGAATCT GTCTTCTCATTTGTGTTTGGGGATGGTGATCCTAATCAAGGAATTGAAGAAGAGAGGTGGAAGTTG ATTGGACAATACATTTCCTCCAATGGTGGTGTTGTCACAGCTGAAGAACTTGCTCCATATCTTGATTTACAGACTAATGAGCAAACTATG AATGATGAGTCATACATTTTACCAGTTCTTCTACGGTTTGATGGTCAGCCAGAAATTGATGAAGAG GGCAATATTCTGTACCGATTTCCTTCACTTCAGCGTACAGCTTCTTCTCAGAGAAGTAGGAGGAAGGAATATGTAGGCAGGAGATGGGCAGACTGGATTGGGCTAGAGAAGTTTTTCAGGGAGAAAAAATGGCAATTCAG TAAAACCAGTGCATCAGAGAGAGCAATGGTTATTGGATTGGGTGGGGTTAATCTGTTTGGAGTCATTATTCTTGGAGCCATGTTAAA GGATGTTGCTGTTACACCAAGTGgattaattaaatttgtttCTGGCATATTTCCTCTACTTCAG ATATATGCTGGTTCTTTCTTTGCTATTCCTTTGATCCGCTGGTTCCTTGTTCGCAAGAGGAATGctgaaatagaaaaaagaaaccAAGCCAGGGAACAGGTTGCTCGAACACTTGAACTGCCTGATCCTTCACTAAGGCGGAAG CTTCTGAGTGCTCGGGATATGGCCCAAAGGACGGTTATAGGACAGGACCGCATTGTCTATAGTACTGACAGGGACATCATTGAGCAAGATGTTGAGGCCCAAGAATGGGATCGGAGATTCCGAGAGATTGAGAAGTCAGAGTAG
- the LOC110621224 gene encoding heme-binding-like protein At3g10130, chloroplastic, protein MYINSLCRNLKPEIVRDSGGRMLLCNCRPSPMVHSSPKIFIASSTSLYRPLFTTVKSMATDRVTATSTSSPPRRAMSSASEARVSLVFALVSQASNVSQRFLFDLANETAKYVFPKRFENRNLEEALMAVPDLESVKYKVLSRGDQYEIREVEPYFIAETTMPGKTGFDFSGASRSFNVLAEYLFGKNTTKEKMEMTTPVFTRKAQSLGERMEMTTPVITKKMEDQDKWKMSFVMPSKYGANLPLPKDPTVEIKEVPKKFAAVVAFSGFVTDEDVKQREMKLRNALKNDMQFRVKEGASPEVAQFNPPFTLPFMRRNEIALEVERKEE, encoded by the exons ATGTACATAAATTCACTCTGCAGAAATTTAAAACCTGAGATAGTTCGCGACTCGGGAGGCAGGATGCTTCTCTGCAACTGCAGGCCTTCACCGATGGTTCATTCTTCGCCGAAAATCTTCATCGCCTCTTCTACAAGCCTTTACAGACCATTATTCACCACCGTCAAATCCATGGCCACTGACAGAGTAACCGCCACCTCCACCTCGTCACCGCCGAGGAGAGCCATGTCGTCTGCCTCCGAAGCTCGCGTCTCTCTTGTCTTCGCTCTCGTTTCTCAGGCTTCCAATGTTTCTCAGCGAT TTTTGTTCGATTTGGCTAATGAGACTGCGAAATACGTGTTCCCGAAGAGGTTCGAGAACCGTAATTTGGAGGAAGCACTGATGGCcg TTCCTGATCTTGAATCGGTGAAGTATAAGGTGTTAAGTAGAGGAGATCAGTATGAAATTAGGGAAGTTGAG CCTTACTTTATCGCGGAGACAACAATGCCAGGGAAGACTGGATTTGATTTCAGTGGTGCATCTCGGTCCTTCAATGTCTTAGCTGAGTACTTGTTTGGTAAG aATACAACTAAGGAGAAAATGGAAATGACAACACCTGTTTTCACACGTAAGGCTCAATCTCTTGGAGAGAGAATGGAAATGACAACACCTGTGATAACAAAGAAG atGGAAGATCAGGATAAATGGAAGATGTCATTTGTCATGCCCTCCAAGTATGGTGCCAATTTGCCATTGCCTAAAGATCCAACAGTTGAGATAAAAGAGGTGCCAAAGAAATTTGCTGCAGTTGTCGCATTTTCAG GTTTTGTTACTGACGAAGATGTTAAACAACGGGAAATGAAGTTACGGAATGCTTTGAAAAATGACATGCAGTTCAGAGTAAAAGAGGGTGCTTCACCGGAAGTTGCACAG TTCAATCCTCCTTTTACTCTTCCATTCATGCGGCGCAATGAGATTGCTTTAGAAgtagaaagaaaggaagaataG
- the LOC110620729 gene encoding uncharacterized protein LOC110620729: MGNCLVLHDKVIKIMKRDGKVLEYKAPIKVQQVLSDFSGHAISDSLQGFQHHPPDTKLLGGKLHYLVPLPLPSPQAKKKVRFSIPEDEDKKENIVRIKLVISKKELQEMLQKEGVSVDSMVSQILDQQRVEKIDDTTDNDDNHKGYWKPVLESIPEID, from the coding sequence ATGGGGAATTGCTTAGTCCTGCATGATAAGGTTATCAAGATCATGAAAAGAGATGGGAAGGTCCTTGAATATAAAGCACCAATTAAAGTTCAGCAAGTGCTTTCAGATTTTTCTGGTCATGCAATATCTGATTCACTTCAGGGTTTTCAGCATCACCCGCCAGATACAAAATTACTTGGTGGTAAATTGCACTATCTTGTTCCTCTTCCTTTGCCATCTCCACAAGCTAAGAAAAAAGTAAGATTTTCAATTCCAGAAGATGAAGATAAGAAAGAAAACATAGTAAGAATCAAGTTGGTCATCAGTAAGAAAGAACTGCAAGAAATGCTGCAGAAGGAAGGAGTTTCAGTTGATTCTATGGTTTCTCAGATTCTGGATCAACAGAGAGTGGAAAAAATTGATGATACGACAGATAATGATGATAACCATAAAGGTTATTGGAAGCCTGTACTGGAAAGCATACCTGAAATAGACTAG
- the LOC110621225 gene encoding 1-(5-phosphoribosyl)-5-[(5-phosphoribosylamino)methylideneamino] imidazole-4-carboxamide isomerase, chloroplastic: protein MRIGGLHAPSSPSIITPERNLCSTIVPSFCKNYKCITTLPSLVCRSSRLSIQCAVRLRPCIDIHQGKVKQIVGSTLRDSKEDGSSLVTNFESDKSASEFANLYKEDGLVGGHVIMLGADPLSKAAAVEALHAYPGGLQVGGGINTNNCLSYIEEGASHVIVTSYVFNNGQMDLERLKDLVQVVGKQRLVLDLSCRKKEGRYAIVTDRWQKFSDVYLDEEVLEFLANYANEFLVHGVDVEGKKLGIDEELVSLLGRHSPIPVTYAGGVTVMNDLERIKTAGNGCVDVTVGSALDIFGGNLPYKDVVAWHVQQQQETLTV, encoded by the exons ATGAGAATTGGCGGCCTCCATGCTCCTTCATCCCCCAGCATCATCACGCCGGAAAGAAATCTATGCTCTACAATAGTTCCTAGCTTTTGTAAGAATTACAAATGTATCACAACGTTGCCTTCACTTGTCTGCA GATCTTCGCGTTTGTCTATACAGTGTGCTGTTCGCCTCCGCCCTTGCATCGACATACACCAG GGGAAAGTGAAGCAAATTGTTGGGTCTACTCTTCGGGATTCAAAGGAGGATGGATCTAGCCTTGTAACAAACTTTGAATCAGATAAGTCAGCATCAGAGTTTGCAAATTTGTACAAAGAAGATGGGCTTGTGGGTGGTCATGTAATTATGCTTGGAGCTGATCCTTTAAGCAAAGCTGCTGCTGTGGAAGCACTGCATGCTTATCCTG GTGGCTTGCAGGTTGGAGGCGGTATCAACACGAACAATTGTTTAAGTTACATAGAAGAAGGAGCAAGCCATGTCATTGTCACTTCG TATGTGTTTAACAATGGTCAAATGGACTTGGAAAGGCTAAAAGATCTTGTCCAAGTTGTTGGAAAGCAAAGGCTTGTGTTAGACCTTAGCTGCAGAAAGAAG GAAGGTAGATATGCAATTGTAACTGATAGATGGCAGAAGTTCAGTGATGTATATCTTGATGAGGAAGTACTGGAATTTCTTGCCAACTATGCAAATGAGTTCTTAGTTCATGGCGTTGATGTTGAAGGGAAAAA GCTGGGAATTGATGAAGAGCTTGTGTCATTGCTTGGCAGGCACTCACCA ATTCCGGTGACCTATGCTGGTGGTGTGACGGTAATGAATGATCTAGAGAGGATAAAGACAGCAGGGAATGGATGTGTTGATGTTACTGTCGGCAGTGCTCTTGATATCTTTGGTGGGAACTTACCATATAAGGATGTTGTTGCTTGGCATGTCCAGCAGCAGCAGGAGACCTTGACAGTCTAG
- the LOC110621759 gene encoding glucosamine 6-phosphate N-acetyltransferase, which translates to MDGSNSLSSELKFQVRKLEKSDKSKGFIELLQQLTVCDSVSDKEFEERFQEISSYGNDHLICVIEDDQSGKIIATGSVFIEKKFIRNCGKVGHIEDVVVDSTARGQQLGKKIIEFLTDHAHSMGCYKIILDCSNENKAFYEKCGFKQKEIQMVRYFI; encoded by the coding sequence ATGGATGGTAGTAACTCATTGAGCAGTGAGCTGAAGTTTCAAGTCCGGAAGTTGGAGAAATCAGACAAAAGCAAAGGTTTTATAGAGCTATTGCAACAGCTAACTGTGTGTGATTCTGTATCAGACAAGGAATTTGAAGAACGATTTCAAGAGATCAGCTCTTATGGTAATGACCATCTGATTTGTGTAATTGAAGATGATCAATCTGGGAAAATTATTGCAACTGGGAGTGTGTTTATTGAAAAGAAGTTCATAAGGAATTGTGGTAAAGTTGGGCATATTGAAGATGTTGTGGTTGATTCCACTGCTCGGGGTCAACAATTAGGAAAGAAAATTATTGAGTTCCTGACAGATCATGCTCATTCAATGGGATGCTACAAAATCATTCTTGACTGCAGTAATGAGAACAAAGCCTTTTATGAGAAGTGTGGATTCAAGCAGAAAGAAATTCAGATGGTTAGGTATTTCATCTGA